From the Candidatus Saccharibacteria bacterium genome, the window GCTGTTACTAAAGTGAGCGGTGCAGTCGTATCAGTTTTAACAGTTCTTGTTCTGACATTCATGATGCTGGTTGAAGGACCACGGTGGTTGGAGCGAATTGCCGCATTGCAGCCAGAGAAAGTCCGCGGCCAAAGAAAACGTGTTGCTATGCGGCTGTATAACGTGGTCACCGGTTACGTAAACGGCCAAGTTCTTATCTCTGCCATAGGATCAGGTTTTTACCTTATTGCCATGCTGATTGGTTCAGCGATTACCGGTGTTCAGCTAAATGCTTTTGGCCTGGCCGGAATTGTGTTCTTGTTTGGGCTTATACCGCTTATTGGAAATACACTGGGTGCATTAGTAGTTATTTTGGTTGCAGCCTTCTCGTCTCTTGGCTTAGCTATTGGTTTGGCGATTTTTGCGGTTGTTTATCAACAAATCGAAAACATTACTATTCAACCTCATGTTCAATCTAAAGCCAACCAATTAACGCCACTGATTGTGTTTAGCTCCGCAATAGTTGGAGCGGGTCTCGGCGGTTTGTTTGGTGCTTTTGCTGCAATACCGGTTGCCGGGTGTATAAAAGTCTTGTTTGAAGAATACTACCTAAAAGACAAAGTTACACTACAAGAGTTTAAGCAGAAGCCATAGCCCAGACAGTTCCTTGTGGCGTGTCTCTTAGCTGAATTCCCTGTTCTTTTAGTTGGTCGCGCAATTCATCGGCTTGTGCCCAATCGTTGGTATCTTTGGCCTTTTGGCGGTTTATTATGACTGTTTTTTGATCTTTTGTTATGTCTTTACGCTTGGAAAGATGCAAACCTAACAACTTATCAATCTCTTTACATACGGTAGCTATAGCTTTGGAGTCAATTCCTAGGTCACCTACTCGGTTTACGATGCCGTTAATGTAGCCCAGGGCTTCTGGTGTATCTAGGTTGTTTGATAAACATTCTTTAACTTTATCGGTGGCGAGTTTATAGTTCTTTGCTAGTTTTTCAGATGTGAGTCCTTGAAATTGTAAATCGGCAAATGCTGTCCAGTCGTTCAAGTTATTTTGGAACGATTCAAGAATCTCCCACGAGAAGTTCCCTTCTGTGCTGTAGTGACTAGATAAAACTAGCAACTTAAAGGCATCTAGACTGTACCCATGGTCAATAATGTCTTGCAGAGTGTAACTATTGCCCAGAGATTTTGACAGTTTGGCGCCATTAATCTTTATATGATTATTGTGGAACCAGTGTTGGACAAAACGTTTTTTAGTTATGGCCTCTGTCTGTGCTATTTCGTTTGTGTGATGAACCGGAATGTGGTCAACACCGCCGGTATGGATATCTATCTGTTCACCTAGTGATTCATAAGCGATGACCGAACATTCCAAGTGCCAACCGGGGAAACCTTTACCCCAAGGACTGTCCCACTCCATGTCGCGTTGTCTGTCATGAGGTGAAAACTTCCATACAGCGAAATCCGTAGGGTTTTTCTTGCCTTTCACATCAACTCTAAAACCAGCTTTTTGTCCCTTAATATCAAGGCTGGCCAGCTCGGTGTAATCGGGGAACTTACTGGTGTCGAAATAGACGCCCTCATTTTCTATGATATATGTGTAACCGCCTGCTTCCAGACGTTTGGTGAATTCAATTTGTTCACCTATTAAATCGGTAGCTCTTATAAGTTTTGTGGGACGCAGCAAACCAAGCCAGTCATAAGCTTCTGTATCGGCGATAGCGATGTATTTATCGGCTATGTCCCAAGCCGATTTGCCTTCTTTTTTGGCACCTTTTTCCATTTTGTCTTCACCGGTATCATCGTCGCTCACCAGATGACCGACATCGGTAATATTTTGGACACGTGTCACTTGGTAACCATTATCTAAGAGTATCCTGTGTAATACATCGGCATAAATATAAGCTACCCAATTACCGATCTGAGGCTGGCTATACACTGTCAGACCACAGGTGTACATGGCTATCTTTTTATCATGTAGTGGTTTTATTGGGCTAACTTGTTTGGTGCGTGTGTCATACAATTTCATGATTTGTCCTGTGATGTCGTATCGCGTTTGAGAATATGTTCATGAACAACCTTAATACACTCGGTCTTAATCTCGTCAACTGATCGTCCATCTTGAATTTTAAAACCTGCGGCATAATCATGCCCACCGCCTCCGAAATGCTCAGCTAGTTTTGCGCCGAAACCGAATCCTTGATTGCAGCGAATTGCAGCCAATATTTTGTTGTTATCATAGTGTTTCAATACAATAGCGATACCAACGCCGGCTGTCTGGAGCAAATCCGTCTGAATGAGTGGTGCCGGGTTATATGCGGCGCTGAATTCAGTTATTTCTTGCTGAGGAACCGTCACTACTGCTAATTGACCATCAATATGGAATTCACTACGATCAATTAACCGAGCTTTGTATTTAAAAATCTCTGGCGGCATTTTGCTATACTCGCGCCGCAGATCTTCTAACCCGGGTCTATCCACGCCGATATCTACTAGTTCAGCCATAACCCG encodes:
- a CDS encoding AI-2E family transporter, whose amino-acid sequence is MGLLRSTNKTITISTETIVKAILLTIGAFIVLRVVDMVAYQLQLLVISAFFALALNPAVTWASRLLKKGNRILATGIAYVVVLGGVLTFLTLFITPLVGQSVDFFRNLPQTLEESRQQETVIWQLVDNYNIDQELKTFAADTSNRANELASQALTAVTKVSGAVVSVLTVLVLTFMMLVEGPRWLERIAALQPEKVRGQRKRVAMRLYNVVTGYVNGQVLISAIGSGFYLIAMLIGSAITGVQLNAFGLAGIVFLFGLIPLIGNTLGALVVILVAAFSSLGLAIGLAIFAVVYQQIENITIQPHVQSKANQLTPLIVFSSAIVGAGLGGLFGAFAAIPVAGCIKVLFEEYYLKDKVTLQEFKQKP
- the cysS gene encoding cysteine--tRNA ligase; its protein translation is MKLYDTRTKQVSPIKPLHDKKIAMYTCGLTVYSQPQIGNWVAYIYADVLHRILLDNGYQVTRVQNITDVGHLVSDDDTGEDKMEKGAKKEGKSAWDIADKYIAIADTEAYDWLGLLRPTKLIRATDLIGEQIEFTKRLEAGGYTYIIENEGVYFDTSKFPDYTELASLDIKGQKAGFRVDVKGKKNPTDFAVWKFSPHDRQRDMEWDSPWGKGFPGWHLECSVIAYESLGEQIDIHTGGVDHIPVHHTNEIAQTEAITKKRFVQHWFHNNHIKINGAKLSKSLGNSYTLQDIIDHGYSLDAFKLLVLSSHYSTEGNFSWEILESFQNNLNDWTAFADLQFQGLTSEKLAKNYKLATDKVKECLSNNLDTPEALGYINGIVNRVGDLGIDSKAIATVCKEIDKLLGLHLSKRKDITKDQKTVIINRQKAKDTNDWAQADELRDQLKEQGIQLRDTPQGTVWAMASA